Proteins encoded in a region of the Streptomyces sp. NBC_01471 genome:
- a CDS encoding cellulose-binding protein produces MSSAAVSPHGFTGVRGRGYRPEQVDRFVADLSDERDGAWERAARLTVLTKEMAATSAALAEQVAGLAPQTYETLGERARTLIALVTEEAAGLHSEALAVAQRLHDEAGVAERGLRDAARADADAVLAAAEAHAQQVLGAAQAACDELRIGSRQDAKRWRGEALGVLREMRERTAAALAELEKEHGERADAAERELAAREADFDARHTELIARAEARLAEAQRALSATEESVRHGQEDAEAQAAELVAQAWVRAERTERETERVLAENGEAQEELRAHMSHVRSSLAGLTGRTPATEGS; encoded by the coding sequence ATGAGTTCAGCAGCTGTGTCACCTCATGGCTTCACGGGCGTGCGGGGCCGTGGGTACCGGCCCGAGCAGGTCGACCGGTTTGTCGCGGATCTCTCGGACGAACGCGACGGGGCCTGGGAGCGTGCGGCGCGGCTGACGGTCCTGACGAAGGAGATGGCGGCCACGTCCGCCGCGCTGGCCGAGCAGGTGGCCGGGCTGGCCCCGCAGACGTACGAGACGCTGGGCGAGCGGGCCCGGACGCTGATCGCGCTGGTCACGGAGGAGGCTGCCGGGCTGCACAGCGAGGCGCTCGCGGTGGCTCAGCGGCTCCACGACGAGGCGGGCGTGGCGGAGCGGGGGCTGCGGGACGCGGCGCGGGCGGACGCGGACGCGGTGCTGGCCGCGGCCGAGGCGCACGCCCAGCAGGTGCTGGGCGCTGCGCAGGCTGCGTGCGACGAGCTGCGGATCGGTTCGCGCCAGGACGCGAAGCGGTGGCGCGGTGAGGCGCTGGGTGTGCTGCGGGAGATGCGGGAGCGTACGGCGGCGGCGCTGGCGGAGCTGGAGAAGGAGCACGGCGAGCGCGCCGATGCGGCTGAGCGGGAACTGGCCGCAAGGGAGGCCGACTTCGACGCCCGGCACACGGAGCTGATCGCCCGGGCCGAGGCCCGCCTGGCGGAGGCGCAGCGGGCGCTGTCGGCGACGGAGGAGTCGGTGCGGCACGGCCAGGAGGACGCGGAGGCGCAGGCGGCGGAGCTGGTGGCGCAGGCCTGGGTCCGTGCGGAGCGTACGGAACGGGAGACGGAGCGGGTGCTGGCGGAGAACGGCGAGGCGCAGGAGGAGCTGCGGGCGCACATGTCGCACGTACGGAGCAGCCTGGCCGGGCTGACGGGAAGGACCCCGGCCACGGAAGGCAGCTGA